In Clavibacter californiensis, the sequence CGGATGAACTGGCCCCACTGCAGCCGGTGGAACAGCTTGATGAACAGCGGCGTGAGGAAGAGCGTGAAGGCGAGCGAGAACGCGCCCGCGAAGAGGAGGGCTACCACGCGTACTTCTCCCCCAGCTCGTCGCCGAGGAAGCGGAGCCCGGCGGAGTTCGAGGACTTCACGAGCACGAGGTCGCCGTCACGGAGGATCCGGTCGAGGATCTCGCGGGCCTCGGCCGCGTCCTCCGCGAAGATCGACTCGCCGTCCCACGAGCCCTGCGCGATGGCCTCGAGGTGCAGGCGGCGCGCGGGGCGGCCGACCACCACGAGTTGACCGATGTTGAGGCGCACCGCGAGGAGGCCCACGCGGTCGTGCTCCTCCTCGGAGAACTCGCCGAGCTCGCTCATCTCGCCGAGCACGGCGACCGTGCGCTGCTCCGGTCCGCGGATCTGCGCGAGCGTGCGCAGCGCGGCCGCCATCGAGTCGGGGCTCGCGTTGTATGCGTCGTTGATCACCGTGACGCCGTTGCCGCCGAGCACCTCCATGCGCCAGCGCTCGGCGCGTTGCACGGTCTGGAGCGCGGAGACGATGGAGTCGCCGTCGACGCCGAGCGCCCAGGCGCCCGCCGCCGCGGCCAGCGCGTTGGTGACGTGGTGCTCGCCGAGCACGCGGAAGGACACCGGACGCTCAGAGCCGTCCGGCAGGTGGAGCGTGAAGGTCGTGCCCGCCGCCGAGGCGACGATGTCCGTGGCGCGGACCGCGGCGCGCGCGTCGCGGCCGAACCAGAGCACGGGCGCCTCCGTCTTGTCGCTCATGGAGGAGACGCGCGGGTCGTCCGCGTTGAGGACGGCCGTGTCCTCCGGCAGCAGGTCCTTGACCATCTCGGTCTTCGTCACGAGCGTCCGCTCGATGCCGCCGAAGCCGCCCGCGTGGGCGAGCCCGACGGTGAGGACGATGCCGACGTCGGGCTTCGCCATGCGGATCAGCCGCGTGATCTCCCCGAGCCCGCTCGCGCCCATCTCCGCCACGAGGTACCGCGTGGTGCGCGTGACCTTGAGCATGGTCAGCGGCGCGCCGACCTCGTTGTTGAAGGACGCGACGGGCGACACGGTCTCGCCCTGCGTCGAGAGGATCGCGTGCAGCAGGTTTTTCGTGGTGGTCTTGCCGTTGGATCCGGTGACCGCCACCATCCGCAGGTCGCCGAGCGCGCGCACCCGCGCGACGACCTCGTGCGCGAGCCGGCCGAGCGCGTCGACGACGTCGGGCACGAGCACCTGGGGCACGGGCAGGTCGAGCTCGCGCTCGACGAGGAGCAGGGCGGCGCCGGCCTCGACGGCCTGGGGCGCGAACAGGTGGCCGTCGGTCTCCTCGCCGGGCTTGGCGACGAAGATCCCGCCGGGGCCGATGAGCCGGCTGTCGGTGTCGACCGCGCCGTCGACGACGGTCTGCGCGGTCGCGTCGCCGCGCAGCAGGAGTCGGCCGTCGACCGCCTCGGCGATCTCGGCGAGGGTGAGGGCGATCATGTCAGCTCCAGCCTGCGTCGCGGAGTGCCGCGCGCGCGTCGTCACGGGCGGAGAACGGGATCTTGCGCCCGGCCACCTCGTGGTAGTCCTCGTGCCCGGGTCCGGCGACGAGGATGGTGTCGCCCTCGCCGACCAGCGACACCGCGGTGCGGATCGCCGTGGCGGGGTCGGGCACCTCGTGGATCTCGCGGTCGGGGACCGCGGCCCTCGCACCCGCGATGAGGCTCGCCCGGATGGACGCCGGGTCCTCGTAGCGGGGGTGGTAGTCGGTGATGACCACGACGTCGGCGAGGCGGGCCGCGATCGCGCCCATCTCGGCGCGCTTCGTGGTGTCACGGTCGCCGTCGGCGCCGAACACCATCACGAGCTTCCCGGGCGTGAACGGACGCAGAGCCTGCAGCGTCTGCTCGAAGGCGTCGGGCGTGTGCCCGTAGTCGACGAAGAAGAGGGGGCCGGTCTCGCCGGAGACGCGCTCGGCGCGACCCGGGATGTACGCCCGGATGCCGCCGTCGCGGTCGAGCACGTGGGCGACCGCGTCGAGGTCGTAGCCCGACTCGACGAGCATCACGATGGCGAGCCCCGCGTTGGCGGCCATGAACCAGCCGGGGACGGGCACGCGCGAGACGAGCACGCGGTTGTCGGGACCCTCGAGGCGGAAGCCCGTGGAGTCGGGCGTCTGCTCGAGCACCGTGACGGTCCAGTCGGCGTCGACGCCGGGCCTCGAGGCGATCGTGGTCATCGGGATGCGGGATCCGTCGACGATGCGCTGACCCCACTCGGTGTCGAGCGAGACGACGCCGCGGCGCGCGCGGTCGGGGTCGAAGAACGCGGCCTTGGCATCGAAGTACTCCTCGAAGTCCGCGTAGTCGTCGAGGTGGTCGTGGCTGAGGTTGATGAACGCGGCCACGTCGAACACCAGGCCGTCGACGCGGTGCCGGGTGAGGGCCTGCGCCGACACCTCGATCGTCACGGCGCGGACCTCCGCCTCGCGCATGCGGGCGAGGAGCGCGTGCAGCTCGCTCGCCTCGGGCGTGGTGAGGCGGCTGGTGATGCTCTCCTCGCCGATGCGGCGCTCGGCCGTGGAGGTGAGCCCGGTCACCACGCCGAGCTGGCGGAGCAGGCCGTCGAGCAGGTACACCACGCTCGTCTTGCCGTTCGTGCCCGTCACGCCGTAGAGCGTCGCCGGGTTCTCGGCCGAGCGGTGGACCCACGCGGAGATGTCGCCGAGGGCGGCCCGGGGGTCGGGCGTGAGGATCACCGGGAGGCCGGAGCCCTGGGCGTCGGCGAGCCCGTCGGGGTCGGTCAGCACCGCGACCGCGCCGCTCGCGGCCGCATCGGCGGCGAAGCGGGCGCCGTGCACGCGGATCCCGCGGAGACCGACGTAGAGGTCGCCCGGCTGCACGTCGCCGGAGGACAGCGTGACGCCCGTGACCTCCACGTCGTCCACGTCGCCGACGACGTCGAGCGCGAAGTCGCTCACCAGGCCGGACAGCGACCGTGCGACGGGATGCTCGGGGCGGAGGGCGGGGGTGGCAGGGGAGGTCATCGCCCTCATCTCTCAGTAGGTCGTCGGGAGGTTCGGGGACGGCACGGTGGAGGGGGGCACCCGGTACGTCTTCAGGACCTGGGACATGATCTTCTGGAAGACGGGCGCCGCGGCCGCCGAGGACTTCATGGTATCCGGATTGGCCAGGCTGATCGACACGACGTACTGGGGGTCCTCGGCCGGCGCGAGGCCCGCGATCGACACCAGGTAGTTCTTGCCGTACTTGCCGTCGGCCTCCGCGACCTGCGCGGTGCCGGACTTCGCCGCGACCCTGTAGCCGGGGATCGTGAGGTCCTTGGAGAGGTGGCCGTCGGTGACGACCGTCTCGAGCATGTTCACGGTCGAGTCGGCGGCCTGGGGCGAGACGACCTGCGTGCCCTGGGTCGAAGGCTGGTCCGTGACGGTGCCGTCGGCGGCCTTGCAGCCGGAGACGAGCGACAGCGGCAGCTTGACGCCGTGGTTGCCGATGGTCTGGTAGATGCTCGCGACCTGCAGCGCCGTGGTCGTGAGGCCCTGGCCGAACATGGTCGCGTAGTTGGTCTGCGGGTCCCACTCCTGCCACGGCCGGATCAGGCCGCTGCTCTCGCCGGGGAAGCCGAGGCCGGTATCGCCGCCCACCCCGAACGCCCTGAGGTAGTCGTAGCGGTCCTCGGCGGAGAGGCGCTCGCCGAGCGCTGAGATGCCCGTGTTCGAGGAGTCCATGAGCACGCCCGCGAGCGTGAAGTGCAGGTCGGGGTGCACGTAGCTGTCGCTGAGCTTCACGTTCGGACGCGTGAACGTGTAGGGCGCGACCACGTGCGTGCCCGCGTCGGCCTTGCCGGAGTCGAGGAGCGCGGCGGCGGTCACGGCCTTGAGGGTGGATCCCGGCTCGAACGGAGAGCTGAACGCGCGGCTCCCCCGGTCCTCGGGCTTCGTCGCCGACACGTCGTTGGGGTCGACGGACGGGTACTCGGCGACCGCGAGGACCTTGCCCGTCTTCACCTCGACGATGGTCGCGTGCCCGTAGTCGGCGCCGACCTTCACGGCCTGCTCGGCGACGGCGGTCTGCGCGAAGTACTCGAGGTCCGTGTCGATGTTGGTCAGCACGTCGCTGCCGTCCTTGGCCGGCTTCTGCGTGACGGTGCTGCCGGTGATGGGCACGCCGTCCGCGCCGCGCTCGTAGGTCTGGGCGCCGTCCTGGGCGGCGAGGCAGGAGTCGTACTCCTGCTCGAGCCCGGCCTTGATCGTCCCGTCGCCCGCGATGTAGCCGAGGATGCTGCCCGCGATCTGGCCGTTGGGGTAGGTGCGGCTCGATACGGCTTGGAAGTAGATCCACGGGATCTTGAGGTCCCGGATGGCGAGGTACGCGTCGACGTCCACGCCCTTGGTCACGTAGCCGAACAGCGACTTGGGGTCCTTGGCGAGCGCTCCCGTGATGAGCCCGTGGATCTCCTCGGGCTTCTGCCCGGTGATCGCGCCCAGCTGCGCCTCGGCGTCCGCGAGCGACACGTCCTGCTTCACGGGCTTGCCGTCGTCGCCGGTGACCGTCCGCGTGAAGTCGCCGGCCTTGGACGGATCCATCGTCACGTCGTAGCGGAGCACGCTGTCCGCGAGCACCTTGCCGTCGGCGTCGTAGATGCTGCCGCGGACGCCGGGCAGCGTCTGCGAGATGGCCCTCTTGCCGAGCGCCTCCTCGTTGAGCTCCGTGGCCTGCACGACCTGGATGTCGATGAGCTTGACGACGAAGACCCCGATGACGGCGAGGATCGCGATGAGGGAGAAGGCGATGCGCCGTCGGTTCGAGATCGTGCTCACTCGGGGTTCCTCTCGATGCCTGCGAAGCGGTGCGGTGCTCCGTG encodes:
- a CDS encoding UDP-N-acetylmuramoyl-tripeptide--D-alanyl-D-alanine ligase; the protein is MIALTLAEIAEAVDGRLLLRGDATAQTVVDGAVDTDSRLIGPGGIFVAKPGEETDGHLFAPQAVEAGAALLLVERELDLPVPQVLVPDVVDALGRLAHEVVARVRALGDLRMVAVTGSNGKTTTKNLLHAILSTQGETVSPVASFNNEVGAPLTMLKVTRTTRYLVAEMGASGLGEITRLIRMAKPDVGIVLTVGLAHAGGFGGIERTLVTKTEMVKDLLPEDTAVLNADDPRVSSMSDKTEAPVLWFGRDARAAVRATDIVASAAGTTFTLHLPDGSERPVSFRVLGEHHVTNALAAAAGAWALGVDGDSIVSALQTVQRAERWRMEVLGGNGVTVINDAYNASPDSMAAALRTLAQIRGPEQRTVAVLGEMSELGEFSEEEHDRVGLLAVRLNIGQLVVVGRPARRLHLEAIAQGSWDGESIFAEDAAEAREILDRILRDGDLVLVKSSNSAGLRFLGDELGEKYAW
- a CDS encoding Mur ligase family protein; its protein translation is MTSPATPALRPEHPVARSLSGLVSDFALDVVGDVDDVEVTGVTLSSGDVQPGDLYVGLRGIRVHGARFAADAAASGAVAVLTDPDGLADAQGSGLPVILTPDPRAALGDISAWVHRSAENPATLYGVTGTNGKTSVVYLLDGLLRQLGVVTGLTSTAERRIGEESITSRLTTPEASELHALLARMREAEVRAVTIEVSAQALTRHRVDGLVFDVAAFINLSHDHLDDYADFEEYFDAKAAFFDPDRARRGVVSLDTEWGQRIVDGSRIPMTTIASRPGVDADWTVTVLEQTPDSTGFRLEGPDNRVLVSRVPVPGWFMAANAGLAIVMLVESGYDLDAVAHVLDRDGGIRAYIPGRAERVSGETGPLFFVDYGHTPDAFEQTLQALRPFTPGKLVMVFGADGDRDTTKRAEMGAIAARLADVVVITDYHPRYEDPASIRASLIAGARAAVPDREIHEVPDPATAIRTAVSLVGEGDTILVAGPGHEDYHEVAGRKIPFSARDDARAALRDAGWS
- a CDS encoding peptidoglycan D,D-transpeptidase FtsI family protein, with the translated sequence MSTISNRRRIAFSLIAILAVIGVFVVKLIDIQVVQATELNEEALGKRAISQTLPGVRGSIYDADGKVLADSVLRYDVTMDPSKAGDFTRTVTGDDGKPVKQDVSLADAEAQLGAITGQKPEEIHGLITGALAKDPKSLFGYVTKGVDVDAYLAIRDLKIPWIYFQAVSSRTYPNGQIAGSILGYIAGDGTIKAGLEQEYDSCLAAQDGAQTYERGADGVPITGSTVTQKPAKDGSDVLTNIDTDLEYFAQTAVAEQAVKVGADYGHATIVEVKTGKVLAVAEYPSVDPNDVSATKPEDRGSRAFSSPFEPGSTLKAVTAAALLDSGKADAGTHVVAPYTFTRPNVKLSDSYVHPDLHFTLAGVLMDSSNTGISALGERLSAEDRYDYLRAFGVGGDTGLGFPGESSGLIRPWQEWDPQTNYATMFGQGLTTTALQVASIYQTIGNHGVKLPLSLVSGCKAADGTVTDQPSTQGTQVVSPQAADSTVNMLETVVTDGHLSKDLTIPGYRVAAKSGTAQVAEADGKYGKNYLVSIAGLAPAEDPQYVVSISLANPDTMKSSAAAAPVFQKIMSQVLKTYRVPPSTVPSPNLPTTY